Part of the Halococcus agarilyticus genome, CACTCGATCGGAGTCCTCGGGCTGGAAAGTCCTGGCCTTGCCGGTGACGGCGACGAACGCGGGCGGATCGGTGCGTTCGAGGAAGGAGAGCGCCTCGGGCTGGTACTGGCCAGCATACACGACGAACGCGCCGGTCGGATCGACCACTCGCGCACGGAGCTGCTCCTCGTTCACCGATTCGATCTCGGTCAGGACACCCACCACAAAGAGGCGGTTGACCCGCGCGCCGGTCGGCGTCACGACGTAGTTCGGCGCGCGCTCCTCGTCGCTCTCGGCGTACGAGAGGTCCGTGTCGTCGAACTCGGCGGCGAACACCCGGTAGGCGGTCTCGCGCTGTGGACGGGTGCTCATTCGTCTCCCCGTCGGGGTTCGCCCGCCCCGTCATCCGTCGTCCCGTCGGAGGACACGCCGTCGATCGTCCCACCGTCGGCTGCTGTCTCGTCGGTCGCCGCACCCTCGGCCCCATCGAGCAGCTCGTGGGCTCGGTCGGTGGGATCGTCGTCGCACGCCGTGAAGTTCGTGGCTTCGAGGTTCGCGCCGTAGTCGTCGACCGACAGCGTTCCCCGAACGCGGAACTCCCGGCCGACGATCGACTCACGGATGTCGTCGGCGACCACTTCTTGATCCATCGCGTCGCGGGCGGCCTCGCGCGCCACCTCGATCCCGCCGCCGTACACGTCGGCAGTGAGGTCGGTCCCGAGCACCGCGGTCAGCGAGTCGGTGCCATCGTCCACGATCGCCTTCACCCGAAGGTCGTCCTCGCCGTCGACGTCGCCGTGCGAGCGACACTGGCCCTTCTGGACCACGCGCCCGCACTCGGGACACCGCTGGATCAGCCCCGAGCCATCTCGGACCTCAAGCACGTTCCCTGCCACTTCGACATCGAACAGCCCCTCGGTGGCGACCGCCTCGCGGACGGACATTCGGGGTGCGCCGTCACCGGTCTCGACCCCGTGATCGAGCGCGTTCACGGTCGAAAACTCCGAGACGTTCACCGATGGTACCCCGCGGAACTCCCGGACGTAGGCGTTCTCGATCCCGACCGACGCGCCCTCCTCGATCTCGCCGTGGGGGTCCCAGTCGGTGAACGGCAATCGCCCCGTCTCGTCGGCGAACACGCCGCTCAAGATCTCGGTCTCGCCGTCACGGCCGTCGATGGTCTTGCGTTCGACCTCCGCGACTCGGATTTCGAGCGCGACGCCGCGATCGCCGGGCGCGAGCTCGGAGAGGTGGGTGTCGCCGCCGACGTCGTACGGCACGTCGAGCGGCTCGTCGTCGGTTTCGACGGTGGTCTCGGAGCCGAGATTGAGCTCCGGACTCCCTTCCCACTCGCGGACGCCCACGCCGACGATCTCGACCGTGTCGCCTGGCGCGAGATCGAACTCCTCCCACGCGGTGTAGGAGATCTTCCCGGATTCGTCGGCGAGTTCGCCCTCGCGGATCACGAGGTCGTCGCCCTGATACCGGATCGAGCGCTTGCCGACGGTGAGCACTACCCCACGAACGGTGACCGCGGAATCGGCCGTCGAGACCTCGGCGAGTTCCTTCGCCGACGGCTCGCCGCCACCGCCGCCGTCGCCGTACTTCCGCCGGAGGCTGTCCTTGGCCTCGTCGATCGGCACGCTGTACTCGACCAGCTTTTCGAGATCGGCTTCGACCTCCTCTTTGTCAACGCCGAGGGCGGAGGCGAGCTCCTCGGCATGGTCGTCGAGAGCCATCACGTGTGCTTCGAGCGGAACGAACTAAAAGGGTTCGCGCCGTCTACCGTGTAGTCACGACCACCGATGTCCGAAACCGATCCGAGCCCGTTCGCGAGCACCGAGGCGTACTACGCCGCCTACCGACCCGGGTACGGCGACGACGTGATCGAGTACCTGTGTGAGCGATTCGACCTAGACGAGGCGGCTCGCGTCCTCGATCTGGGCTGTGGGGCGGGCCAGATCACCGTCCCGATCGCGGCGCACGCGGGCGAAGTCGTGGGGATGGACCCGAACGAAGCAATGGTCCGAGAGGCCGAAAAGCGGGCCGCAGCGGCCGGCAGGGAGAACGTCGAGTGGATCGTCGGTTCGGA contains:
- a CDS encoding Single-stranded DNA binding protein; translation: MALDDHAEELASALGVDKEEVEADLEKLVEYSVPIDEAKDSLRRKYGDGGGGGEPSAKELAEVSTADSAVTVRGVVLTVGKRSIRYQGDDLVIREGELADESGKISYTAWEEFDLAPGDTVEIVGVGVREWEGSPELNLGSETTVETDDEPLDVPYDVGGDTHLSELAPGDRGVALEIRVAEVERKTIDGRDGETEILSGVFADETGRLPFTDWDPHGEIEEGASVGIENAYVREFRGVPSVNVSEFSTVNALDHGVETGDGAPRMSVREAVATEGLFDVEVAGNVLEVRDGSGLIQRCPECGRVVQKGQCRSHGDVDGEDDLRVKAIVDDGTDSLTAVLGTDLTADVYGGGIEVAREAARDAMDQEVVADDIRESIVGREFRVRGTLSVDDYGANLEATNFTACDDDPTDRAHELLDGAEGAATDETAADGGTIDGVSSDGTTDDGAGEPRRGDE